From the Mauremys reevesii isolate NIE-2019 linkage group 19, ASM1616193v1, whole genome shotgun sequence genome, one window contains:
- the PPP1R26 gene encoding protein phosphatase 1 regulatory subunit 26 isoform X6 has translation MFLMNASPLIALQTKWESFGQSRSCRYPVCFSESEEDVTRASVSAKVQMIINNLQSQESSLGMNNDYDCITQKKRKGEKRGNRLASSTRVLQQHTKYSKRGCPADSDGTEAEDSSEFGTLLLDSDSDDSVDRDIEEAIQEYLKKKSKSIQPLPSNAECSDRTDVDRRVKRELSQNKVTSNLLPMKFKAEMVTEGFISDHVGICEKLRSASPLSISSDDSFEQSIHAEIVQFLNEKKQQETNKCVIVEDKNLEQRETQVKSMFKYNKESDNKANRSTLKQGCKALLLRHQPKLRKTSAQSKCLKSKISEEPSDFSKANQAHFKMTATSQPWVVEQNRESEGKRHFCKTEGEQIIESTHLSDSSSDDGIEEAIQLYQLEKIKKEVNPTTDFQKGVADISASLTISSTKCALAEDHKKTLSSKRREMSTKSTQFKGTGNEFNKLFKPLKKARSCASPVNKIAKCELTLQASCRADTSAELMCAEAILDISKTIMPPQMGSEDKSFAANPFFYPQSMPSSHCESDSSPVDSDDSIEQEIRAFLALKAQSENLVTKPDNLSHSVQRPLSSERNSVTGGLEPSLPKTLNLSLSRKRRLKGESKVAKQSIDNKTEGMEMGCTHAGYGNSAKMLVLQDGSGLSCHRKACEAGRSGNKETSQQLISTEFTGLVDKHVANSLMQGQSNTRELIKNTVQAQERDGTDDKSSSLDSDEDLDSAIKDLLRSKRKLKKKSKDQKIQCKKKVRFGDTETQLLDELSSLQQKDWKCKSPILLKSCLSKSRKDTKENAVRSPQNNVNGRLSKGRSESIKDLPFALQFKKECKPKPVCNQNNLESAKIKRCSLTATSATDDSSSVDSDDSIEQEIRKFLAEKAKDSANSMEIRRDNLTADSLRVTKPRANKGKTKHQLIENETNMLSGQSKKTKKVSQQIDELKSSRRTVGESAIMHDGEKSASYAENVYLHTTLELKAEQGTVWTKGLAAGPLSVKGNPLSKKSTIDPNPKSLSSTHSKGDGCKLQNYFNAKSNSKKNSTFQLKISSKFIAGLKYARDRKKSVLLNKRQNVELPLPHSSTLRTEVTLPNICALEQKSGALVQNGDLGGEGKTGIKEANFTQSLIVEETSLHITETCEKLEAAPLHVKTEADDYRKDNTLGDKQMYCSSDSNPDPQLQEPNMAAVNDDSVSVGTFIFESQNTYIKEEEGESQQDSSRQEEINVPNSSLEGKMLAQQSREADRKEDHVQETLDRSSAEFSDIAVEACTSSLVKSEVSDFLWTRSGIFPQLAVAASEDCFAGVGGRQRYVKILL, from the coding sequence ATGTTTCTTATGAATGCCTCTCCTTTGATAGCTCTGCAGACAAAATGGGAATCCTTTGGACAATCAAGGAGTTGTAGATACCCTGTTTGCTTCTCTGAATCTGAAGAGGATGTTACTAGAGCATCTGTAAGTGCAAAAGTTCAGATGATCATAAACAACCTGCAAAGTCAAGAGTCTTCCCTGGGTATGAACAATGATTATGATTGTATTACACAGAAAAAACGAAAGGGAGAAAAAAGGGGTAACAGACTTGCATCTAGTACCCGGGTGCTACAACAGCACACTAAATATTCCAAGCGTGGTTGCCCTGCTGATTCTGATGGCACAGAAGCGGAAGACAGTTCAGAGTTTGGGACCCTCCTGTTGGATTCCGATAGTGATGATTCTGTTGATCGAGACATAGAGGAAGCCATTCAAGAGtacttgaaaaagaaaagcaagagtATCCAGCCATTGCCAAGCAATGCAGAGTGTTCAGATAGAACAGATGTAGACAGGAGGGTCAAAAGGGAACTCTCACAGAATAAGGTGACTAGTAATCTACTCCCTATGAAATTTaaagctgaaatggtgactgaagGCTTCATTTCTGACCATGTGGGAATTTGTGAAAAGCTACGGTCTGCTTCACCTCTGAGCATCAGTAGTGATGACTCTTTTGAACAGAGCATACATGCTGAAATTGTACAGTTCTTGAATGAAAAGAAACAGCAAGAAACTAATAAGTGTGTAATTGTGGAGGATAAAAACCTAGAACAGAGAGAAACTCAAGTGAAATCTATGTTTAAATATAACAAAGAATCAGATAACAAAGCAAATCGCAGTACTTTAAAGCAAGGATGCAAAGCACTCCTCTTAAGGCACCAGCCCAAACTAAGGAAGACCAGTGCACAATCTAAATGTTTGAAGTCTAAAATCAGTGAAGAGCCTAGTGACTTCAGTAAAGCAAACCaggcacattttaaaatgactgcTACTAGCCAACCCTGGGTTGTCGAGCAAAATAGAGAAAGTGAAGGCAAGAGACATTTCTGCAAAACCGAAGGAGAACAAATAATTGAAAGCACACACTTATCTGATTCAAGTAGTGATGATGGTATCGAAGAAGCCATTCAGCTTTATCAGCTGGAGAAAATCAAGAAAGAGGTAAATCCTACAACAGACTTCCAAAAAGGTGTGGCAGACATTTCTGCAAGCTTAACAATTAGCTCAACAAAATGTGCATTGGCAGAAGACCATAAAAAAACCTTAAGCAGCAAAAGGAGGGAGATGAGTACAAAATCTACACAATTTAAAGGCACTGGCAATGAATTTAACAAACTGTTTAAGCCGTTGAAAAAAGCCAGAAGTTGTGCATCTCCAGTAAACAAAATTGCCAAATGTGAGCTCACGTTGCAGGCTTCTTGCAGAGCAGACACATCCGCAGAACTGATGTGTGCGGAAGCCATCCTTGACATTTCCAAAACAATCATGCCACCCCAAATGGGAAGTGAGGACAAATCATTTGCAGCAAACCCTTTCTTCTATCCCCAAAGCATGCCTTCCTCCCACTGTGAAAGTGACAGCAGCCCTGTAGACAGCGATGATAGCATAGAGCAAGAAATCAGGGCTTTTTTGGCTCTCAAGGCACAGTCAGAAAATCTTGTAACAAAACCTGATAATTTGTCCCACTCTGTCCAAAGGCCCTTGTCTTCTGAGCGTAACAGTGTAACTGGCGGCCTTGAACCTTCCCTCCCCAAAACACTGAATCTATCATTGAGTCGTAAGAGGAGACTTAAAGGAGAAAGCAAAGTAGCAAAACAGAGcatagacaataaaacagaaggGATGGAGATGGGGTGTACCCATGCGGGTTATGGTAATAGCGCCAAAATGCTAGTTTTGCAAGATGGGAGTGGCCTGAGCTGTCATAGAAAAGCCTGTGAAGCTGGAAGGTCTGGTAACAAAGAAACAAGTCAGCAGCTGATCTCTACAGAATTCACTGGGCTTGTTGACAAGCACGTAGCAAACAGCCTGATGCAGGGTCAGAGTAACACAAGAGAACTGATAAAAAATACAGTCCAGGCTCAAGAGAGAGATGGTACAGATGACAAGAGCAGTTCTCTGGACAGTGATGAAGATCTTGATAGCGCTATCAAAGACCTCTTAAGGTCCAAGAGGAAACTAAAGAAAAAGTCCAAAGACCAAAAAATCCAATGCAAGAAGAAAGTCAGATTTGGTGACACAGAAACCCAGCTTTTGGATGAACTCAGTAGCCTCCAGCAAAAGGACTGGAAATGCAAAAGTCCTATTCTGCTAAAAAGCTGCCTCTCAAAATCACGTAAAGATACTAAGGAAAATGCAGTTAGAAGCCCCCAGAACAATGTCAATGGCAGGCTCTCAAAGGGAAGATCAGAAAGCATAAAGGACTTACCATTTGCTTTGCAGTTTAAAAAAGAATGTAAACCTAAACCAGTTTGCAACCAGAATAACTTGGAGTCAGCTAAAATTAAAAGATGTTCTTTGACTGCCACTTCAGCAACAGATGACAGCAGCTCTGTGGATAGCGACGACAGCATCGAACAAGAAATTAGGAAATTTTTGGCAGAAAAGGCTAAAGACTCTGCAAACAGTATGGAAATACGGAGGGATAACTTAACTGCTGACTCATTGAGAGTTACCAAACCACGTGCaaataaaggaaaaacaaagcaTCAGCTAATCGAAAATGAGACTAACATGTTATCGGGTCAGAGTAAAAAAACTAAAAAGGTATCTCAGCAAATAGATGAATTGAAAAGTTCTCGGAGAACTGTAGGAGAAAGTGCAATAATGCATGATGGTGAGAAAAGTGCATCCTACGCAGAGAACGTGTACCTCCATACTACTCTGGAGTTGAAGGCTGAGCAAGGGACAGTATGGACTAAAGGTTTAGCTGCTGGTCCTTTGTCTGTAAAAGGAAATCCATTAAGTAAAAAGAGTACTATAGACCCTAACCCGAAAAGCCTTTCATCTACACACAGCAAAGGTGATGGGTGTAAATTGCAAAATTACTTTAATGCTAAGTCTAATTCCAAAAAAAATAGCACCTTTCAGTTAAAAATTTCAAGCAAATTTATAGCTGGTCTAAAGTATGCTCGCGATAGAAAGAAATCTGTGCTTTTAAACAAAAGGCAAAATGTAGAACTTCCACTTCCCCATAGCAGCACATTAAGGACTGAGGTAACTCTCCCGAATATTTGTGCACTTGAACAAAAAAGTGGAGCACTGGTGCAAAATGGGGACCTTGGTGGAGAGGGAAAGACAGGAATAAAAGAAGCAAATTTTACTCAGAGCCTCATAGTAGAGGAGACAAGTCTCCATATAACAGAAACCTGTGAAAAACTGGAGGCTGCTCCTTTGCATGTTAAAACTGAAGCAGATGATTACAGAAAGGATAACACTTTGGGAGACAAACAGATGTATTGCAGCTCAGATTCAAATCCAGATCCCCAATTGCAGGAACCCAACATGGCAGCAGTAAATGATGACAGCGTTAGCGTAGGAACATTTATTTTTGAGAGCCAAAACACATACATTAaggaagaggaaggagagagCCAGCAAgacagcagcaggcaggaagaaATTAATGTACCCAACTCTAGTTTGGAAGGTAAAATGTTAGCCCAGCAAAGTAGGGAAGCTGATCGTAAAGAGGACCATGTTCAGGAAACTTTAGACAGAAGTTCGGCAGAATTTAGTGACATAGCTGTAGAGGCATGTACAAGTTCCCTGGTGAAAAGCGAGGTGTCAGATTt
- the PPP1R26 gene encoding protein phosphatase 1 regulatory subunit 26 isoform X3, translated as MFLMNASPLIALQTKWESFGQSRSCRYPVCFSESEEDVTRASVSAKVQMIINNLQSQESSLGMNNDYDCITQKKRKGEKRGNRLASSTRVLQQHTKYSKRGCPADSDGTEAEDSSEFGTLLLDSDSDDSVDRDIEEAIQEYLKKKSKSIQPLPSNAECSDRTDVDRRVKRELSQNKVTSNLLPMKFKAEMVTEGFISDHVGICEKLRSASPLSISSDDSFEQSIHAEIVQFLNEKKQQETNKCVIVEDKNLEQRETQVKSMFKYNKESDNKANRSTLKQGCKALLLRHQPKLRKTSAQSKCLKSKISEEPSDFSKANQAHFKMTATSQPWVVEQNRESEGKRHFCKTEGEQIIESTHLSDSSSDDGIEEAIQLYQLEKIKKEVNPTTDFQKGVADISASLTISSTKCALAEDHKKTLSSKRREMSTKSTQFKGTGNEFNKLFKPLKKARSCASPVNKIAKCELTLQASCRADTSAELMCAEAILDISKTIMPPQMGSEDKSFAANPFFYPQSMPSSHCESDSSPVDSDDSIEQEIRAFLALKAQSENLVTKPDNLSHSVQRPLSSERNSVTGGLEPSLPKTLNLSLSRKRRLKGESKVAKQSIDNKTEGMEMGCTHAGYGNSAKMLVLQDGSGLSCHRKACEAGRSGNKETSQQLISTEFTGLVDKHVANSLMQGQSNTRELIKNTVQAQERDGTDDKSSSLDSDEDLDSAIKDLLRSKRKLKKKSKDQKIQCKKKVRFGDTETQLLDELSSLQQKDWKCKSPILLKSCLSKSRKDTKENAVRSPQNNVNGRLSKGRSESIKDLPFALQFKKECKPKPVCNQNNLESAKIKRCSLTATSATDDSSSVDSDDSIEQEIRKFLAEKAKDSANSMEIRRDNLTADSLRVTKPRANKGKTKHQLIENETNMLSGQSKKTKKVSQQIDELKSSRRTVGESAIMHDGEKSASYAENVYLHTTLELKAEQGTVWTKGLAAGPLSVKGNPLSKKSTIDPNPKSLSSTHSKGDGCKLQNYFNAKSNSKKNSTFQLKISSKFIAGLKYARDRKKSVLLNKRQNVELPLPHSSTLRTEVTLPNICALEQKSGALVQNGDLGGEGKTGIKEANFTQSLIVEETSLHITETCEKLEAAPLHVKTEADDYRKDNTLGDKQMYCSSDSNPDPQLQEPNMAAVNDDSVSVGTFIFESQNTYIKEEEGESQQDSSRQEEINVPNSSLEGKMLAQQSREADRKEDHVQETLDRSSAEFSDIAVEACTSSLVKSEVSDFSLRTSIDPGLTIQPYITLSPTQICKNLTLKIQNGRREFQKVCCMFEGKKKEKRKEKKPDLFLRVEKQWK; from the coding sequence ATGTTTCTTATGAATGCCTCTCCTTTGATAGCTCTGCAGACAAAATGGGAATCCTTTGGACAATCAAGGAGTTGTAGATACCCTGTTTGCTTCTCTGAATCTGAAGAGGATGTTACTAGAGCATCTGTAAGTGCAAAAGTTCAGATGATCATAAACAACCTGCAAAGTCAAGAGTCTTCCCTGGGTATGAACAATGATTATGATTGTATTACACAGAAAAAACGAAAGGGAGAAAAAAGGGGTAACAGACTTGCATCTAGTACCCGGGTGCTACAACAGCACACTAAATATTCCAAGCGTGGTTGCCCTGCTGATTCTGATGGCACAGAAGCGGAAGACAGTTCAGAGTTTGGGACCCTCCTGTTGGATTCCGATAGTGATGATTCTGTTGATCGAGACATAGAGGAAGCCATTCAAGAGtacttgaaaaagaaaagcaagagtATCCAGCCATTGCCAAGCAATGCAGAGTGTTCAGATAGAACAGATGTAGACAGGAGGGTCAAAAGGGAACTCTCACAGAATAAGGTGACTAGTAATCTACTCCCTATGAAATTTaaagctgaaatggtgactgaagGCTTCATTTCTGACCATGTGGGAATTTGTGAAAAGCTACGGTCTGCTTCACCTCTGAGCATCAGTAGTGATGACTCTTTTGAACAGAGCATACATGCTGAAATTGTACAGTTCTTGAATGAAAAGAAACAGCAAGAAACTAATAAGTGTGTAATTGTGGAGGATAAAAACCTAGAACAGAGAGAAACTCAAGTGAAATCTATGTTTAAATATAACAAAGAATCAGATAACAAAGCAAATCGCAGTACTTTAAAGCAAGGATGCAAAGCACTCCTCTTAAGGCACCAGCCCAAACTAAGGAAGACCAGTGCACAATCTAAATGTTTGAAGTCTAAAATCAGTGAAGAGCCTAGTGACTTCAGTAAAGCAAACCaggcacattttaaaatgactgcTACTAGCCAACCCTGGGTTGTCGAGCAAAATAGAGAAAGTGAAGGCAAGAGACATTTCTGCAAAACCGAAGGAGAACAAATAATTGAAAGCACACACTTATCTGATTCAAGTAGTGATGATGGTATCGAAGAAGCCATTCAGCTTTATCAGCTGGAGAAAATCAAGAAAGAGGTAAATCCTACAACAGACTTCCAAAAAGGTGTGGCAGACATTTCTGCAAGCTTAACAATTAGCTCAACAAAATGTGCATTGGCAGAAGACCATAAAAAAACCTTAAGCAGCAAAAGGAGGGAGATGAGTACAAAATCTACACAATTTAAAGGCACTGGCAATGAATTTAACAAACTGTTTAAGCCGTTGAAAAAAGCCAGAAGTTGTGCATCTCCAGTAAACAAAATTGCCAAATGTGAGCTCACGTTGCAGGCTTCTTGCAGAGCAGACACATCCGCAGAACTGATGTGTGCGGAAGCCATCCTTGACATTTCCAAAACAATCATGCCACCCCAAATGGGAAGTGAGGACAAATCATTTGCAGCAAACCCTTTCTTCTATCCCCAAAGCATGCCTTCCTCCCACTGTGAAAGTGACAGCAGCCCTGTAGACAGCGATGATAGCATAGAGCAAGAAATCAGGGCTTTTTTGGCTCTCAAGGCACAGTCAGAAAATCTTGTAACAAAACCTGATAATTTGTCCCACTCTGTCCAAAGGCCCTTGTCTTCTGAGCGTAACAGTGTAACTGGCGGCCTTGAACCTTCCCTCCCCAAAACACTGAATCTATCATTGAGTCGTAAGAGGAGACTTAAAGGAGAAAGCAAAGTAGCAAAACAGAGcatagacaataaaacagaaggGATGGAGATGGGGTGTACCCATGCGGGTTATGGTAATAGCGCCAAAATGCTAGTTTTGCAAGATGGGAGTGGCCTGAGCTGTCATAGAAAAGCCTGTGAAGCTGGAAGGTCTGGTAACAAAGAAACAAGTCAGCAGCTGATCTCTACAGAATTCACTGGGCTTGTTGACAAGCACGTAGCAAACAGCCTGATGCAGGGTCAGAGTAACACAAGAGAACTGATAAAAAATACAGTCCAGGCTCAAGAGAGAGATGGTACAGATGACAAGAGCAGTTCTCTGGACAGTGATGAAGATCTTGATAGCGCTATCAAAGACCTCTTAAGGTCCAAGAGGAAACTAAAGAAAAAGTCCAAAGACCAAAAAATCCAATGCAAGAAGAAAGTCAGATTTGGTGACACAGAAACCCAGCTTTTGGATGAACTCAGTAGCCTCCAGCAAAAGGACTGGAAATGCAAAAGTCCTATTCTGCTAAAAAGCTGCCTCTCAAAATCACGTAAAGATACTAAGGAAAATGCAGTTAGAAGCCCCCAGAACAATGTCAATGGCAGGCTCTCAAAGGGAAGATCAGAAAGCATAAAGGACTTACCATTTGCTTTGCAGTTTAAAAAAGAATGTAAACCTAAACCAGTTTGCAACCAGAATAACTTGGAGTCAGCTAAAATTAAAAGATGTTCTTTGACTGCCACTTCAGCAACAGATGACAGCAGCTCTGTGGATAGCGACGACAGCATCGAACAAGAAATTAGGAAATTTTTGGCAGAAAAGGCTAAAGACTCTGCAAACAGTATGGAAATACGGAGGGATAACTTAACTGCTGACTCATTGAGAGTTACCAAACCACGTGCaaataaaggaaaaacaaagcaTCAGCTAATCGAAAATGAGACTAACATGTTATCGGGTCAGAGTAAAAAAACTAAAAAGGTATCTCAGCAAATAGATGAATTGAAAAGTTCTCGGAGAACTGTAGGAGAAAGTGCAATAATGCATGATGGTGAGAAAAGTGCATCCTACGCAGAGAACGTGTACCTCCATACTACTCTGGAGTTGAAGGCTGAGCAAGGGACAGTATGGACTAAAGGTTTAGCTGCTGGTCCTTTGTCTGTAAAAGGAAATCCATTAAGTAAAAAGAGTACTATAGACCCTAACCCGAAAAGCCTTTCATCTACACACAGCAAAGGTGATGGGTGTAAATTGCAAAATTACTTTAATGCTAAGTCTAATTCCAAAAAAAATAGCACCTTTCAGTTAAAAATTTCAAGCAAATTTATAGCTGGTCTAAAGTATGCTCGCGATAGAAAGAAATCTGTGCTTTTAAACAAAAGGCAAAATGTAGAACTTCCACTTCCCCATAGCAGCACATTAAGGACTGAGGTAACTCTCCCGAATATTTGTGCACTTGAACAAAAAAGTGGAGCACTGGTGCAAAATGGGGACCTTGGTGGAGAGGGAAAGACAGGAATAAAAGAAGCAAATTTTACTCAGAGCCTCATAGTAGAGGAGACAAGTCTCCATATAACAGAAACCTGTGAAAAACTGGAGGCTGCTCCTTTGCATGTTAAAACTGAAGCAGATGATTACAGAAAGGATAACACTTTGGGAGACAAACAGATGTATTGCAGCTCAGATTCAAATCCAGATCCCCAATTGCAGGAACCCAACATGGCAGCAGTAAATGATGACAGCGTTAGCGTAGGAACATTTATTTTTGAGAGCCAAAACACATACATTAaggaagaggaaggagagagCCAGCAAgacagcagcaggcaggaagaaATTAATGTACCCAACTCTAGTTTGGAAGGTAAAATGTTAGCCCAGCAAAGTAGGGAAGCTGATCGTAAAGAGGACCATGTTCAGGAAACTTTAGACAGAAGTTCGGCAGAATTTAGTGACATAGCTGTAGAGGCATGTACAAGTTCCCTGGTGAAAAGCGAGGTGTCAGATTt